A window of Thalassophryne amazonica chromosome 12, fThaAma1.1, whole genome shotgun sequence genomic DNA:
AGCAACGGTGGGACGTGAGCAACACATCACCGGCTAACCTCCGTACTCCAGCCCACTCTGAAGAAATGGATTCACAGCTGGAGTCAATCCTGAAACCCTCTGGCTCCCAAAAGGAGTGTGCAGAAGGTTAGCTGTTCCTCTGCTCCGCCTCCCGCTGGGCTGCGGAGGAGGAGCTCTGGCTGTCCTCCGGGTCATCTCCATCTGCAGGCCAGACAGGAATGTGAAACAAAAGTCATATAACATCCCACTTTAGAGTTAAGACTGCCAATAAATTTTCTGTTATAGGCATCTTAGACGTTTGCTAATAAACACACTATTTATTTAGATTTcatattcatttcatttttccaCCCACCTCATATTGTGTAGGCCCACAAGTCTGGAACAATATATGTTATCATCTTGCAACTCAACATAATAAAAGAACATCTATAGTGCTGCATGTTCACATTCTGTCCTCAAAGTTGGTGTGTTTGAGGCCAGAAAAATGGGGACACATAAAGAATAAATTGTGACTGCTAGGTGACTGGGTCAGAGCATCTCCAAAACCGCAGCACTTGTGGTATGTTCCTGGTCTGTATTAGTTCAGTAACTACTAAAAGTAACTACTGAATTTACCAATGCGGGACAGCCATGTGTGGCCGCAAGTGCCAACAGCGCAAAGCATAACTAGGGGAGTCCAGGGGTGTGCAAGACTAATGGGCGTCCCACATACACTCATGGAGGACGTGGGACACGGGGGTAAATACCGGGACTGCCCCACCCAATGGGGGATAATTGGCAGCTCTGGCGTCATGTGGGACATGCTGGGCAAAGAAGTCCAACCCACAGAGGGCCCACGTCACCATTTATATGATTTTAAAGCTCTGCTGCTAATGTCTTGGTGTTGGATGCTGCAGTTTACCTCCCCCTCCAGTGTTGATGTGGAGCTGGGATAGAGACAGAGTGAGGGGCAGTTCTCGTCCTTCTGGGTCAGTTGGACTCTGCAGGATATCATGTAAAGCATTTCTTCGTCCCGTCCTGCCGGAGGCAATAAAGTCTGCGTATGTGGCCTCAACATCAGACATCGCGTGTGCATCATTCAAGCAGCACTACCTATAAAAACAGAACAAGACGAGCTTTACGTACCATATTTTCAGGAggatttatactctggtgcaacttacatacagaaaattcacaggtttgttattaataatagtaattacaaTGACTATTTATATGGAACTTTTCCAAGAATAAAtgctaataattaaaaaatacactacaagaatgcacaaaaatctgACATTAAATAGCTCATAACACTGAACAAGGTGTGATTTATAtatggtttttcctcttcaagaggcatgttttgacaggtgcgacttatacggcAGAAAATATGGTAGAAACCTCTAAAAGTTTGAATTCATTTGAAGATCTATCACAGAGAATATGGTCCTCTACTACTTCTTGAAATTATTCTGAAGTTAGTAATTTTGTTTTTCCAGCAAAGATTTGATGGATCGTAAGACCAAGGTTTGAGCATGTTCTGTTTGATCCACGTCAATACAagagggcaccgcagtctcatttgatttaaccacttatggggacctccgctGCCATTTtgcaataaatatatatatatatatatatatatatatatatatatataaaatcacatcaattttatttatatagcgccaaatcacaacaaacagttgccccaaggcgctttatattgtgagcaaaagccatacaataattacggaaaaaccccaacgctcaaaacgaccccctgtgagcaagcacttggcgacagtgggaaggaaaaactcccttttaacaggaagaaacctccagcagaaccaggctcagggaggggcagtcttctgctgggactggttggggctgagggagagaaccaggaaaaagacatgctgtggaggggagcagagatcaatcactaatgattaaatgcagagtggtgcatacagagcaaaaagagaaagaaacactcagtgcatcatgggaaccccccagcagtctaagtctatagcagcataactaagggatggttcagggtcacctgatctagccctaactataagctttagcaaaaaggaaagttttaagcctaatcttaagagtagagagggtgtctgtctccctgatccgaattgggggctggttccagaggagaggagcctgaaagctgaaggctctgcctcccattctactcttacaaaccctaggaactacaagtaagcctgcagtctgagagcgaagtgctctattggggtgatatggtactatgaggtccctaagataagatgggacctgattattcaaaaccttataagtaagaagaagaattttaaattctattctagaattaacaggaagccaatgaagagaggccaatatgggtgagatatgctctctccttctagtccctgtcagtactctagctgcagcattttgaattactgaacaatagtccagcctagaggaaataaatgcatgaattagtttttcagcatcactctgagacaagacctttctaattttagagatattgcgcaaatgcaaaaaagcagtcctacatatttgtttaatatgcgcattgaaggacatatcctgatcaaaaatgactccaagatttctcacagtattactagaggtcagggtaatgccatccacagtaaggatctggttagacaccatgtttctaagatttgtggggccaagtacaataacttcagttttatctgagtttaaaagcaggaaattagaggtcatccatgtctttatgtctgtaagacaataactgcagtttagctaattagtgtgtgtcctctggcttcatggatagataaagctaggtatcatctgcataacaatgaaaatttaagcaatgctgtctaataatactgcctaagggaagcatgtataaagtgaataaaattggtcctagcacagaaccttgtggaactccataattaaccttagtctgtgaagaagattccccatttacatgaacaaattgtaatctattagataaatatgattcaaaccaccgcagcgcagtgcctttaatacctatggcatgctctaatctctataataaaattttatggtcaaccgtatcaaaagcagcactgaggtctaacagaacaagcacagagatgagtccactgtctgaggccataagaagatcatttgtaaccttcactaatgctgtttctgtactatgatgaattctaaaccctgactgaaactcttcaaatagaccattcctctgcagatgatcagttagctgttttacaactaccctttcaagaatttttgagagaaaaggaaggttggagattggcctataattagctaagatagctgggtcaagtgatggctttttaagtaatggtttaattactgccaccttaaaagcctgtggtacatagccaactaataaagatagattgatcatatttaagatcgaagcattaattaatggtagggcttccttgagcagcctggtaggaatggggtctaatagacatgttgatggtttggaggaagtaactaatgaaaataactcagacagaacaatcagagagaaagagtctaaccaaataccggcatcactgaaagcagccaaagagaacgatatgtctttgggatggttatgagtaattttttctctaatagttaaaattttattagcaaagaaagtcatgaagtcattactagttaaagttaaaggaatactctgctcaatagagctctgactctttgtcagcctggctacagtgctgaaaagaaacctggggttgttcttattttcttcaattagtgatgagtagtaagatgtcctagctttacggagggctttttttatagagcaacagactctttttccaggctaagtgaagatcttctaaattagttagacgccatttcctctccaacttacgggttatctgctttaagctg
This region includes:
- the LOC117522273 gene encoding cAMP-dependent protein kinase inhibitor alpha-like — protein: MSDVEATYADFIASGRTGRRNALHDILQSPTDPEGRELPLTLSLSQLHINTGGGDGDDPEDSQSSSSAAQREAEQRNS